A section of the Labrus mixtus chromosome 15, fLabMix1.1, whole genome shotgun sequence genome encodes:
- the LOC132989603 gene encoding tumor protein p53-inducible nuclear protein 2 isoform X2: protein MFQRLSNLLFGEVEEVAAELKGPNPCVTEADEEGWMLVNLPESDCMMQAEAGTGAPLIAQSCPESNQSNHPDEHTRTECPVPLPNVPHKRRRTHKGRAQGAVASSEALFCQTASPSNLGTTTSVTPPRRARLSTPSSTPSVSSGSEGRGSGGSSRSGPERGCMDESWFVTPPPCFTAEGATAEASPMEDLLIEHPSMSVYVSSNNLSMVSNGNLSVVGEESIVSLASSVSRVAEPAAVPATHGGMPTRVTRGAAAQAGALAKVTQVARVQRSKARIERRHLGRNRIHRQNLTREQVPRNAALTRNSFLHQPSKRNVCH from the exons ATGTTCCAACGTCTGAGCAACCTGTTGTTTGGCGAAGTAGAGGAGGTGGCAGCTGAGCTGAAGGGACCCAACCCATGTGTTACGGAGGCAGATGAGGAGGGATGGATGCTTGTCAACCTGCCTG AATCTGACTGCATGATGCAGGCGGAGGCAGGGACAGGAGCCCCACTAATTGCACAATCATGCCCAGAAAGTAACCAATCAAATCATCCAGACGAACATACAAGGACTGAATGCCCCGTCCCGCTTCCAAATGTGCCTCACAAGCGCCGTAGGACACACAAAGGCCGGGCACAAGGTGCAGTAGCGTCATCAGAAGCCCTTTTTTGTCAAACCGCTAGCCCGTCAAATTTGGGTACCACTACATCCGTGACCCCGCCGAGACGGGCCAGACTGTCCACGCCCTCCTCCACCCCGTCAGTTTCCTCTGGAAGTGAGGGTAGGGGCAGTGGGGGTAGCAGTAGGTCAGGCCCAGAGAGAGGCTGCATGGATGAGAGTTGGTTTGTCACCCCTCCCCCCTGTTTCACTGCAGAGGGAGCCACAGCGGAGGCCAGCCCGATGGAGGACCTGCTCATTGAGCACCCCAGCATGTCTGTGTACGTTTCCTCCAACAACCTGTCCATGGTTTCCAACGGCAACCTGTCTGTGGTGGGAGAGGAGAGCATCGTGAGCCTGGCCAGCAGCGTTAG CAGAGTGGCTGAACCAGCTGCAGTCCCCGCTACCCACGGCGGTATGCCCACCAGGGTGACCCGTGGAGCTGCAGCCCAGGCTGGGGCGCTTGCCAAGGTCACTCAAGTTGCGAGGGTCCAGCGTAGCAAAGCCCGCATTGAGCGGCGCCATCTGGGCCGCAACCGCATCCACCGCCAAAACCTCACCAGGGAGCAGGTCCCCCGCAACGCAGCCCTCACCAGAAACTCCTTCCTCCACCAGCCCAGCAAGCGCAACGTCTGCCACTAA
- the LOC132989603 gene encoding tumor protein p53-inducible nuclear protein 2 isoform X1 codes for MFQRLSNLLFGEVEEVAAELKGPNPCVTEADEEGWMLVNLPEESDCMMQAEAGTGAPLIAQSCPESNQSNHPDEHTRTECPVPLPNVPHKRRRTHKGRAQGAVASSEALFCQTASPSNLGTTTSVTPPRRARLSTPSSTPSVSSGSEGRGSGGSSRSGPERGCMDESWFVTPPPCFTAEGATAEASPMEDLLIEHPSMSVYVSSNNLSMVSNGNLSVVGEESIVSLASSVSRVAEPAAVPATHGGMPTRVTRGAAAQAGALAKVTQVARVQRSKARIERRHLGRNRIHRQNLTREQVPRNAALTRNSFLHQPSKRNVCH; via the exons ATGTTCCAACGTCTGAGCAACCTGTTGTTTGGCGAAGTAGAGGAGGTGGCAGCTGAGCTGAAGGGACCCAACCCATGTGTTACGGAGGCAGATGAGGAGGGATGGATGCTTGTCAACCTGCCTG AAGAATCTGACTGCATGATGCAGGCGGAGGCAGGGACAGGAGCCCCACTAATTGCACAATCATGCCCAGAAAGTAACCAATCAAATCATCCAGACGAACATACAAGGACTGAATGCCCCGTCCCGCTTCCAAATGTGCCTCACAAGCGCCGTAGGACACACAAAGGCCGGGCACAAGGTGCAGTAGCGTCATCAGAAGCCCTTTTTTGTCAAACCGCTAGCCCGTCAAATTTGGGTACCACTACATCCGTGACCCCGCCGAGACGGGCCAGACTGTCCACGCCCTCCTCCACCCCGTCAGTTTCCTCTGGAAGTGAGGGTAGGGGCAGTGGGGGTAGCAGTAGGTCAGGCCCAGAGAGAGGCTGCATGGATGAGAGTTGGTTTGTCACCCCTCCCCCCTGTTTCACTGCAGAGGGAGCCACAGCGGAGGCCAGCCCGATGGAGGACCTGCTCATTGAGCACCCCAGCATGTCTGTGTACGTTTCCTCCAACAACCTGTCCATGGTTTCCAACGGCAACCTGTCTGTGGTGGGAGAGGAGAGCATCGTGAGCCTGGCCAGCAGCGTTAG CAGAGTGGCTGAACCAGCTGCAGTCCCCGCTACCCACGGCGGTATGCCCACCAGGGTGACCCGTGGAGCTGCAGCCCAGGCTGGGGCGCTTGCCAAGGTCACTCAAGTTGCGAGGGTCCAGCGTAGCAAAGCCCGCATTGAGCGGCGCCATCTGGGCCGCAACCGCATCCACCGCCAAAACCTCACCAGGGAGCAGGTCCCCCGCAACGCAGCCCTCACCAGAAACTCCTTCCTCCACCAGCCCAGCAAGCGCAACGTCTGCCACTAA
- the LOC132989603 gene encoding tumor protein p53-inducible nuclear protein 2 isoform X3, with protein MFQRLSNLLFGEVEEVAAELKGPNPCVTEADEEGWMLVNLPEESDCMMQAEAGTGAPLIAQSCPESNQSNHPDEHTRTECPVPLPNVPHKRRRTHKGRAQGAVASSEALFCQTASPSNLGTTTSVTPPRRARLSTPSSTPSVSSGSEGRGSGGSSRSGPERGCMDESWFVTPPPCFTAEGATAEASPMEDLLIEHPSMSVYVSSNNLSMVSNGNLSVVGEESIVSLASSVRVAEPAAVPATHGGMPTRVTRGAAAQAGALAKVTQVARVQRSKARIERRHLGRNRIHRQNLTREQVPRNAALTRNSFLHQPSKRNVCH; from the exons ATGTTCCAACGTCTGAGCAACCTGTTGTTTGGCGAAGTAGAGGAGGTGGCAGCTGAGCTGAAGGGACCCAACCCATGTGTTACGGAGGCAGATGAGGAGGGATGGATGCTTGTCAACCTGCCTG AAGAATCTGACTGCATGATGCAGGCGGAGGCAGGGACAGGAGCCCCACTAATTGCACAATCATGCCCAGAAAGTAACCAATCAAATCATCCAGACGAACATACAAGGACTGAATGCCCCGTCCCGCTTCCAAATGTGCCTCACAAGCGCCGTAGGACACACAAAGGCCGGGCACAAGGTGCAGTAGCGTCATCAGAAGCCCTTTTTTGTCAAACCGCTAGCCCGTCAAATTTGGGTACCACTACATCCGTGACCCCGCCGAGACGGGCCAGACTGTCCACGCCCTCCTCCACCCCGTCAGTTTCCTCTGGAAGTGAGGGTAGGGGCAGTGGGGGTAGCAGTAGGTCAGGCCCAGAGAGAGGCTGCATGGATGAGAGTTGGTTTGTCACCCCTCCCCCCTGTTTCACTGCAGAGGGAGCCACAGCGGAGGCCAGCCCGATGGAGGACCTGCTCATTGAGCACCCCAGCATGTCTGTGTACGTTTCCTCCAACAACCTGTCCATGGTTTCCAACGGCAACCTGTCTGTGGTGGGAGAGGAGAGCATCGTGAGCCTGGCCAGCAGCGTTAG AGTGGCTGAACCAGCTGCAGTCCCCGCTACCCACGGCGGTATGCCCACCAGGGTGACCCGTGGAGCTGCAGCCCAGGCTGGGGCGCTTGCCAAGGTCACTCAAGTTGCGAGGGTCCAGCGTAGCAAAGCCCGCATTGAGCGGCGCCATCTGGGCCGCAACCGCATCCACCGCCAAAACCTCACCAGGGAGCAGGTCCCCCGCAACGCAGCCCTCACCAGAAACTCCTTCCTCCACCAGCCCAGCAAGCGCAACGTCTGCCACTAA
- the LOC132989603 gene encoding tumor protein p53-inducible nuclear protein 2 isoform X4 translates to MFQRLSNLLFGEVEEVAAELKGPNPCVTEADEEGWMLVNLPEGATAEASPMEDLLIEHPSMSVYVSSNNLSMVSNGNLSVVGEESIVSLASSVSRVAEPAAVPATHGGMPTRVTRGAAAQAGALAKVTQVARVQRSKARIERRHLGRNRIHRQNLTREQVPRNAALTRNSFLHQPSKRNVCH, encoded by the exons ATGTTCCAACGTCTGAGCAACCTGTTGTTTGGCGAAGTAGAGGAGGTGGCAGCTGAGCTGAAGGGACCCAACCCATGTGTTACGGAGGCAGATGAGGAGGGATGGATGCTTGTCAACCTGCCTG AGGGAGCCACAGCGGAGGCCAGCCCGATGGAGGACCTGCTCATTGAGCACCCCAGCATGTCTGTGTACGTTTCCTCCAACAACCTGTCCATGGTTTCCAACGGCAACCTGTCTGTGGTGGGAGAGGAGAGCATCGTGAGCCTGGCCAGCAGCGTTAG CAGAGTGGCTGAACCAGCTGCAGTCCCCGCTACCCACGGCGGTATGCCCACCAGGGTGACCCGTGGAGCTGCAGCCCAGGCTGGGGCGCTTGCCAAGGTCACTCAAGTTGCGAGGGTCCAGCGTAGCAAAGCCCGCATTGAGCGGCGCCATCTGGGCCGCAACCGCATCCACCGCCAAAACCTCACCAGGGAGCAGGTCCCCCGCAACGCAGCCCTCACCAGAAACTCCTTCCTCCACCAGCCCAGCAAGCGCAACGTCTGCCACTAA
- the snai1b gene encoding snail family zinc finger 1b — translation MPRSFLVKKYFSNKKPYFRESQLESQTAFVPESFPRAELPMQNNSSALTCYPTSPFFSSTDTLPAPLSPVTSVSLSPSPLHPLDLSSSPSSSSGEEEEDGGRTSDPPSPDIIGHIYHCLHCSNSYTSLSALSHHQVSHHPHALSAPLQQMPSLPSDVSTRPAFHCKHCPKEYNSLGALKMHIRSHTLPCVCPTCGKAFSRPWLLRGHIRTHTGERPFACQHCNRAFADRSNLRAHLQTHSEVKKYQCGSCSRTFSRMSLLHKHSTTGCCPAS, via the exons ATGCCTCGGTCATTCCTTGTCAAGAAGTATTTCTCCAACAAAAAGCCGTACTTCAGGGAAAGTCAACTGGAAAGCCAAACAG CTTTTGTCCCTGAAAGCTTTCCCCGGGCTGAACTTCCGATGCAGAATAACAGCTCAGCCCTGACCTGCTACCCCACCAGCCCATTCTTCAGCAGCACAGACACCTTGCCTGCACCTCTGTCCCCTGTCACTTCGGTGTCCCTGTCCCCCTCTCCGCTTCACCCGCTGGACCTCAGCAGCTCTCCCTCCAGCAGCAGtggcgaggaagaggaggatggcgGGCGTACCTCTGACCCACCCAGCCCGGATATTATCGGACACATCTACCACTGCCTTCACTGCAGCAACAGCTATACCAGCCTCTCTGCACTATCGCACCATCAGGTGTCACACCACCCGCACGCCCTTTCTGCTCCCCTGCAGCAGATGCCTTCCCTACCTAGTGACGTCTCTACACGCCCGGCCTTCCACTGCAAACACTGCCCCAAGGAGTACAACAGCCTTGGAGCACTGAAGATGCACATCCGCTCACACACTCTGCCTTGTGTGTGCCCCACCTGTGGCAAGGCCTTCTCCAGACCATGGCTGCTCAGAGGACACattcgcacacacacag GTGAGCGTCCCTTTGCGTGCCAACATTGTAACCGGGCCTTTGCTGACCGCTCCAACCTGCGTGCccacctgcagacacactctgAAGTGAAGAAGTACCAGTGTGGGTCCTGCTCACGGACCTTCAGCCGCATGTCcctgctgcacaaacacagcacGACTGGATGTTGCCCTGCCTCATAG